A single genomic interval of Shinella zoogloeoides harbors:
- the kdpF gene encoding K(+)-transporting ATPase subunit F, which yields MIEPLFGLFVALALGVYLVVTLLRPERF from the coding sequence ATGATCGAACCTCTCTTCGGCCTTTTCGTCGCTCTCGCCCTCGGCGTCTATCTCGTGGTCACGCTGCTGCGGCCCGAACGCTTCTGA